A single region of the Thermoanaerobacterium aotearoense genome encodes:
- a CDS encoding undecaprenyl-diphosphate phosphatase, whose product MILLIKAFILGIVEGLTEFLPVSSTGHLIIVGDLLNFKGAYATMFEVVIQLGAILAIVYYYREKIWNSLKNLAPNKWGFRLWLKIVIAFIPSAILGLLLNDFIDKHLFSPFTVSIALVIGAIMMIIVENAFSNYKIDDMDKVTPGKSFLIGVAQCMSLFPGMSRSASTIMGGMMVGLSVKAAAEFSFFLAIPTMLGATVVSLHKGIATMTTIEWEALAVGFIMSFIVALIVVDKFLSYLKSHPLRPFAYYRLIVGIIMIGLVLTNIVK is encoded by the coding sequence ATGATTCTTTTAATCAAAGCATTTATACTTGGTATTGTAGAAGGCTTGACTGAGTTTTTACCCGTATCTTCAACAGGGCATTTGATCATTGTTGGAGATTTATTAAACTTTAAAGGCGCCTACGCCACAATGTTTGAAGTGGTCATACAACTGGGTGCTATTTTGGCTATCGTATACTACTACAGAGAAAAGATATGGAATTCTCTAAAAAATTTAGCGCCTAATAAATGGGGATTCAGATTATGGCTTAAAATCGTCATAGCTTTCATTCCATCAGCAATTTTAGGACTTTTGCTTAATGATTTTATCGATAAGCATTTGTTCTCACCATTTACAGTATCTATAGCACTTGTAATAGGTGCGATAATGATGATTATTGTAGAAAATGCATTTTCAAACTATAAAATTGATGACATGGATAAAGTAACTCCAGGAAAGTCTTTTTTGATCGGAGTTGCACAATGTATGTCCCTATTTCCCGGTATGTCTAGATCGGCATCAACGATTATGGGTGGAATGATGGTAGGACTATCAGTAAAAGCCGCTGCAGAGTTTTCATTTTTTCTGGCAATACCCACAATGCTTGGCGCTACAGTCGTATCGCTTCACAAAGGAATAGCCACAATGACCACTATAGAATGGGAAGCTTTAGCAGTAGGTTTTATAATGTCATTTATCGTTGCACTGATAGTTGTCGACAAATTTCTATCGTACCTTAAAAGTCATCCATTAAGGCCTTTCGCTTACTACAGATTGATAGTAGGAATAATCATGATAGGACTTGTATTGACAAACATAGTAAAATAA
- a CDS encoding pro-sigmaK processing inhibitor BofA family protein, translating into MLLPGFFSFAIGIIMLAFVVWLFGKSIKILFKFILNSIIGYIFLLIFNFFGSIFGLTLHLDIINAFIAGVFGIPGIIVLLILKYVFKIHF; encoded by the coding sequence GTGCTTTTGCCTGGATTTTTTTCGTTTGCAATAGGAATCATAATGCTTGCGTTTGTCGTTTGGCTTTTTGGAAAATCAATAAAAATACTTTTTAAATTTATCTTAAACTCAATAATTGGCTATATATTTCTTTTGATTTTTAACTTTTTTGGTTCGATTTTTGGCTTAACATTGCATTTAGATATTATAAATGCTTTTATTGCAGGTGTTTTTGGTATACCAGGAATAATCGTATTGCTGATTTTGAAGTACGTATTTAAAATTCACTTTTAA
- a CDS encoding FprA family A-type flavoprotein produces the protein MKPMKLKDGVTKIGAVHFERRLFDSLIPLPDGTSYNAYLIEGSEKIALIDTVDPMKIEVLIDQLKDVQKIDYIVSNHSEQDHSGGIPFVLEKYPDAKVVCTPKAKAFLMDLLHISEDKIITVEDNETISLGGKTLRFIHAPWVHWPETMFTYLEEDNILFTCDFLGSHLATSKLFAEDECHVYNSAKRYYAEIMMPFRNFVAKNLEKIKDLKIDYIAPSHGPVYNRPQFIFDAYNSWVYDEPKNIVVIPYVTMHGSVKAMVDYLTAALSQKGVVVKPFDLTVTDLGELAMSLVDAATIVVGTPTVLAGAHPQVIYATYLANALKPKTKFLSIVGSYSWGGKAIDQLSSMITNLKVEVIPPVFIKGLPKEEDYKLLDELADNIVKKHEKANIK, from the coding sequence ATGAAACCAATGAAGCTTAAAGACGGTGTAACAAAAATTGGTGCAGTACACTTTGAAAGAAGATTGTTTGACTCTCTTATCCCACTTCCTGATGGGACGAGCTATAACGCTTATCTCATAGAAGGCAGTGAAAAGATAGCTTTGATAGACACGGTTGATCCTATGAAAATAGAAGTGCTTATAGATCAGCTAAAAGACGTCCAAAAGATAGACTACATCGTATCAAATCATTCTGAACAGGATCACTCTGGTGGGATTCCTTTTGTTTTAGAAAAGTATCCTGATGCAAAGGTTGTATGCACTCCAAAGGCAAAGGCTTTTTTAATGGATCTTCTACATATTTCTGAAGACAAGATAATTACTGTAGAAGACAATGAGACTATATCTCTTGGAGGAAAGACTCTTAGATTCATTCACGCGCCATGGGTGCACTGGCCTGAGACCATGTTTACATATCTTGAAGAAGACAATATCTTATTTACGTGTGATTTCTTGGGTTCACATTTGGCTACGTCGAAGCTTTTTGCAGAAGATGAATGCCATGTTTATAATTCAGCGAAAAGATATTATGCAGAAATAATGATGCCTTTTAGAAATTTTGTGGCAAAAAATCTTGAAAAAATAAAAGATTTGAAAATTGATTACATAGCTCCATCGCATGGTCCTGTTTACAATAGACCACAATTCATTTTTGATGCGTACAATAGCTGGGTATACGATGAGCCGAAAAATATAGTTGTTATACCATATGTTACAATGCACGGTTCTGTTAAAGCGATGGTAGATTATCTGACTGCTGCGCTTTCGCAAAAAGGTGTTGTTGTAAAACCATTTGATTTGACAGTCACAGATTTAGGTGAGCTTGCTATGTCGTTAGTTGACGCTGCCACAATAGTTGTAGGCACGCCGACGGTTTTGGCTGGGGCACACCCACAGGTGATTTATGCCACATATCTTGCAAATGCTCTAAAACCAAAAACTAAATTTTTGTCAATTGTTGGGTCGTACAGTTGGGGTGGAAAAGCTATCGACCAACTGTCCAGTATGATCACGAATTTAAAAGTTGAAGTTATACCACCAGTATTCATAAAAGGTCTGCCGAAAGAAGAAGATTATAAGCTTTTAGATGAATTAGCAGATAATATAGTTAAAAAACATGAAAAAGCAAACATTAAATAA
- a CDS encoding O-acetyl-ADP-ribose deacetylase: protein MKEKIKLLKGDITEQEVDAIVNAANSGLLGGGGVDGAIHKAGGKVIDEECKEIRDREGGCPTGKAVITHGGNLKANYVIHAVGPIWKDGNNDEDNLLASAYIESLKIADKYNLKTIAFPSISTGAYGFPVERAAKIALRAVSDYLDKSQIKEVRFVLYSDNDYDVYSKAYDEL from the coding sequence GTGAAAGAAAAGATAAAGCTTCTTAAGGGTGATATAACAGAGCAAGAGGTTGATGCAATTGTAAATGCCGCCAATTCTGGTCTTTTAGGCGGTGGCGGTGTAGATGGTGCTATACATAAAGCAGGCGGGAAAGTAATAGATGAAGAATGCAAAGAAATAAGGGATAGAGAAGGTGGTTGTCCAACAGGAAAAGCTGTAATAACCCATGGAGGCAATCTGAAGGCAAACTATGTAATACACGCAGTTGGGCCAATTTGGAAAGATGGAAATAATGATGAAGACAACTTATTAGCCAGTGCATACATAGAGAGTTTGAAAATAGCTGACAAATACAATTTAAAGACAATTGCTTTTCCGTCTATAAGCACAGGTGCTTATGGATTTCCTGTTGAGAGGGCTGCAAAAATTGCTTTAAGGGCTGTATCTGATTACCTTGACAAAAGTCAAATCAAAGAAGTAAGATTCGTCCTTTATAGTGATAATGATTATGATGTATATTCAAAAGCTTACGATGAATTGTAA
- the zwf gene encoding glucose-6-phosphate dehydrogenase: MATDNISSIMVIFGGTGDLTHRKLMPAIYNLLYDKNLPENFCVVSVGRRDKTDEIYRNEVYESIKKFSRIKIDDELWKNLRDRIYYQKFEFHDDDGYSRLKDFLKALDDRYKTNGNRIYYLAVAPEYFELIVEKLHQHGMAENEKSWQRVMIEKPFGKDLNSAVYLNKKITDVFSEKNTYRIDHYLGKEMLQNIMVIRFANVFFEPVWNNKYIDNVQISSSETVGVENRGGYYEKAGALRDMIQNHMLQLLTLTAMEPPIDLTTDSIHDEKVKILKSLKELTPDLVLKNAVRGQYEGYRDEDRVSPDSDTETFAAIKVFVDNFRWAGVPFYIRTGKKLPVKSTEIIIQFKPLPGVLYFKEYGGLMPDLLVIKIQPEEGVFLQFNAKRPGTLNKVIPVRMDFCQNCQVGMNSPEAYERLIYDALRGDSTLFTRWDEVEYSWRFVDKIAEVWKNNKPDFPNYKPGTWGPSDADELLLRDNFKWWNIGGFYDENI, encoded by the coding sequence ATGGCAACAGACAATATATCCAGTATTATGGTTATTTTTGGTGGCACAGGAGACTTGACTCATAGAAAGTTGATGCCTGCCATTTACAATTTGCTCTACGATAAAAACCTTCCAGAAAATTTTTGTGTCGTATCGGTTGGAAGGCGTGACAAGACAGATGAGATTTATCGCAATGAAGTATACGAATCTATTAAGAAATTTTCGAGAATTAAAATAGATGATGAGCTTTGGAAAAATTTAAGAGACAGAATATACTATCAAAAGTTTGAGTTTCATGATGATGACGGATACTCAAGACTTAAAGACTTTTTGAAGGCACTTGATGATAGATATAAAACGAATGGAAATAGAATTTATTACTTGGCAGTGGCTCCTGAGTATTTTGAACTCATCGTTGAAAAGTTACATCAGCATGGAATGGCGGAAAATGAAAAGTCGTGGCAAAGAGTCATGATAGAAAAACCATTTGGCAAGGATTTGAATTCTGCAGTTTATTTAAACAAAAAGATAACTGACGTTTTTAGTGAGAAAAACACGTATCGCATAGACCATTATTTAGGCAAAGAAATGTTGCAGAACATAATGGTAATCAGGTTTGCTAATGTGTTTTTTGAACCGGTTTGGAACAACAAATACATAGACAATGTGCAGATATCTTCAAGTGAGACGGTTGGCGTAGAAAATAGAGGTGGATATTATGAAAAAGCTGGTGCTTTAAGAGACATGATTCAAAATCATATGTTGCAGCTTTTGACGCTGACTGCCATGGAACCACCTATTGATCTTACTACTGATTCTATCCATGATGAAAAAGTTAAGATATTGAAATCTCTTAAAGAATTAACGCCGGATCTTGTATTGAAAAATGCAGTGAGAGGTCAGTATGAAGGCTATAGGGATGAGGATAGGGTATCGCCTGATTCTGACACAGAGACATTTGCTGCAATTAAAGTCTTTGTGGATAATTTTAGATGGGCTGGCGTGCCTTTCTACATAAGAACAGGCAAAAAACTGCCAGTGAAATCCACTGAAATAATAATACAGTTTAAACCTCTCCCAGGCGTTTTGTACTTTAAAGAATATGGTGGACTTATGCCAGATCTGTTGGTCATTAAGATACAACCTGAAGAGGGTGTCTTTTTGCAGTTCAATGCGAAAAGACCTGGTACATTAAATAAGGTGATACCGGTGCGAATGGACTTTTGCCAAAATTGCCAAGTCGGTATGAATTCCCCAGAAGCTTATGAAAGATTGATTTATGATGCATTGCGAGGAGATTCTACTCTCTTTACGAGATGGGATGAAGTTGAGTATTCATGGAGGTTTGTAGACAAAATAGCTGAAGTCTGGAAGAACAATAAACCGGATTTTCCTAACTACAAGCCAGGAACTTGGGGACCATCTGATGCTGATGAATTACTTCTTAGAGATAATTTCAAGTGGTGGAACATAGGAGGTTTTTACGATGAAAATATATGA
- the sspI gene encoding small acid-soluble spore protein SspI, translated as MDIRRIILDNLKNRSKDDIKGFIQEAVDTKEENAIPGLGIIFEAAWEKMNDGEKNNMMDYIMRGIR; from the coding sequence ATGGATATAAGAAGGATCATCCTTGACAATTTAAAAAATCGTTCAAAAGACGATATAAAAGGATTTATACAGGAAGCTGTAGATACAAAGGAGGAAAATGCTATACCTGGTCTTGGCATAATTTTTGAAGCAGCATGGGAGAAAATGAACGATGGTGAGAAAAACAACATGATGGATTACATAATGAGAGGGATAAGATAA